A window from Mangifera indica cultivar Alphonso chromosome 2, CATAS_Mindica_2.1, whole genome shotgun sequence encodes these proteins:
- the LOC123209017 gene encoding probable protein phosphatase 2C 73 produces the protein MGHFSSMFDGLARSFSIKKEKKCGTCDGRGAAEAMAKEAKKNDSILLSSGYVNVDGSKNFASVFSKRGQKGVNQDCAIVWEEFGYQEDTIFCGIFDGHGPWGHFVAKRVRKAMPPSLLCNWQETLAEASVLPEIDLDSDKKHHRFNIWKHSYIKTCAAIDQELEQHRKIDSFYSGTTALTIVRQGEFIIVANVGDSRAVLATTSDDGNLVPVQLTVDFKPNLPQEAERIVQCKGRVFCLEDEPGVHRVWLPDEESPGLAMSRAFGDYCVKKYGLISVPEVTQRHITSNDQFVVLATDGVWDVISNQEAVQIVSSTPDRAKSAKRLVECAVHAWKRKKKGIAMDDISAICLFFHSASLSQQVTIVSTPKK, from the exons ATGGGCCATTTCTCCTCGATGTTTGATGGATTGGCGAGATCATTTTcgataaagaaagagaaaaaatgtggGACTTGTGATGGAAGAGGAGCTGCAGAAGCAATGGCAAaggaagccaagaagaatgactCGATTTTATTGTCTTCTGGGTATGTAAATGTTGACGGCTCAAAAAATTTTGCCTCGGTTTTCTCCAAGAGAGGCCAGAAGGGCGTTAACCAAGATTGTGCCATTGTCTGGGAG GAATTTGGATATCAAGAAGACACGATCTTTTGTGGAATATTTGATGGGCATGGTCCATGGGGTCATTTTGTTGCGAAAAGAGTTCGCAAAGCAATGCCACCTTCTTTGCTCTGTAATTGGCAGGAGACTCTTGCTGAAGCATCAGTTCTTCCCGAAATTGACTTGGACTCTGATAAAAAGCATCATAGATTCAATATATGGAAGCATTCTTATATCAAAACTTGTGCTGCTATTGATCAGGAGCTCGAACAACATCGAAAGATTGATTCTTTCTACAGTGGAACAACCGCATTGACCATCGTTAGACAG GGTGAATTCATCATTGTAGCTAATGTGGGCGACTCTCGTGCTGTATTAGCAACCACTTCTGATGATGGAAACTTGGTACCAGTTCAGCTAACAGTTGATTTCAAGCCCAACTTACCTC AGGAGGCTGAGCGGATAGTCCAGTGCAAGGGGCGTGTATTCTGTTTAGAAGATGAGCCAGGGGTGCATAGGGTCTGGCTTCCGGATGAGGAATCACCTGGACTGGCGATGTCTCGAGCCTTTGGTGATTATTGTGTAAAGAAATATGGATTAATTTCTGTGCCTGAAGTAACACAAAGGCATATAACCAGCAATGACCAATTTGTCGTGCTTGCAACAGATGGG GTATGGGATGTCATCTCCAATCAAGAAGCGGTTCAAATTGTGTCTTCAACGCCGGATAGGGCAAAGTCAGCCAAGCGTTTGGTTGAGTGTGCTGTTCATGCCTGGAAACGAAAGAAGAAGGGGATTGCGATGGATGATATTTCTGCCATTTGTCTTTTCTTCCACTCTGCATCTCTATCTCAACAAGTTACTATTGTTTCTACCCCAAAAAAGTAA
- the LOC123209016 gene encoding phospholipase D zeta 2-like isoform X2: MSTEKLIKDSLRSEDDKMQPRAVSRNSSSIHGTENEWIFSELPKMTIVSVSRPDTSDFSPMLFSYTIELQYKQFKWHLTKKASQVLYLHFAVKKRAIIDELHEKQEQVKEWLQSLGIVDHVAVVQDADEPDDGAVPVHQSESVKNRYVPSSAALSILRPSLGRQPTISEKAKVAMQGYLNHFLGNMDIVNSREVCKFLEVSRLSFAQEYGPKLKEGYVMVKHLSKISRDDTGPKCLPGCCFGCNNTWHKVWAVLKPGFLAFLEEPLSTKLLDIIVFDVLPTTIGSGESGVYLAKQIKESNPLCYAFKVFCGNRTIDLRTSSNGKVKDWITAINDVGLRPHEGWCRPHRFGSFAPPRGLTEDGSQAQWFIDGQAAFEAIASAIQDAKSEIFITGWWLCPELYMRRPFHKHSSSRLDALIEAKAKQGVQIYILLYKEVSIALKINSMYSKKKLREIHDNVKVLRYPDHLSTGVYLWSHHEKLVIIDYRICFIGGLDLCFGRFDTPEHRVGDCPPFMWPGKDYYNPREFEPNSWEDTMKDELDRTIYPRMPWHDVHCALWGPPCRDIARHFVQRWNHAKRNKAPHEPAIPLLIPHHHMVLPHYLGSREIDIESKSLDKNHKDLTRQDSFSWQSPLEDIPLLLPQEGDKIVISSTMDHKLNGLHSNQNDKSFEIIKRCMLPSQKYKVEAFSPDMQIVGIPDDLVVLELCSKVSDEWGEIPEEGNQDIFVGENEPIGPRIACRCQIIRSVSQWSAGTSQTEESIHNAYCSLIENAQHFIYIENQFFISGLSGDEVIQNRVLEALYTRILKAYQEQKCFRVIVVIPLVPGFQGGIDDGGAATVRALMHWQYRTISREKTSILHNLNMLLGPKTHDYITFYGLRSYGKLCDDGPVATSQVYVHSKLMIIDDRVALIGSSNVNDRSLLGSRDSEIAVLIEDKEFLESSMNGEPWKAGKFSYTLRCSLWCEHLGLPAGETSQISDPVANRAYRDLWVATAKENTRIYQDVFDCIPNELIHSRAALRQSMSQRKEKLGHTTIDLGIAPEKLEIYQNGEINLVDPMERLKSVRGHLVSFPLEFMCQEDLRPFFIESEFYASPQVFH, encoded by the exons ATGTCAACGGAGAAGCTCATTAAGGACAGCTTGCGGTCTGAGGATGATAAAATGCAACCAAGGGCTGTGTCACGCAACAGTTCATCAATACATGGCACAGAAAATGAATGGATTTTCTCAGAGTTGCCGAAGATGACGATAGTTTCGGTTTCGAGACCTGACACAAGTGATTTTAGTCCCATGCTTTTTTCGTACACCATTGAGTTACAGTACAAACAG TTCAAGTGGCATTTGACGAAAAAAGCTTCACAAGTTCTCTATCTGCATTTTGCTGTGAAGAAACGTGCAATTATTGATGAACTTCATGAGAAACAAGAGCAG GTTAAAGAATGGCTTCAAAGCTTAGGAATAGTTGACCATGTAGCAGTTGTTCAAGATGCTGATGAACCTGATGATGGAGCTGTGCCTGTACATCAAAGTGAAAGTGTTAAAAATAG ATATGTGCCTTCTAGTGCTGCTTTGTCAATTCTTCGCCCATCATTGGGACGACAACCTACAATTTCAGAGAAAGCAAAGGTGGCAATGCAAGGTTATCTAAATCACTTCCTAGGAAACATGGATATTGTAAATTCAAGAGAG GTATGCAAATTCTTGGAGGTTTCGAGGTTGTCTTTTGCACAAGAATATGGTCCAAAGTTGAAAGAGGGCTATGTTATGGTAAAGCATTTATCAAAAATCTCCAGGGATGATACTGGTCCAAAATGCCTTCCAGGCTGTTGCTTTGGTTGTAACAACACTTGGCATAAG GTTTGGGCTGTTCTGAAACCTGGTTTCTTGGCCTTTTTGGAAGAGCCTTTAAGCACCAAACTCTTAGACATTATTGTTTTTGATGTTCTACCAACTACTATAGGCAGTGGAGAGTCAGGGGTATATCTAGCAAAGCAAATAAAAGAATCTAATCCTCTGTGCTATGCATTTAAG GTTTTTTGTGGAAATCGGACGATAGACTTGAGGACTTCGAGTAATGGTAAGGTTAAAGATTGGATTACTGCAATCAATGATGTTGGCTTAAGACCTCATGAGGGTTGGTGTCGCCCTCACCGCTTTGGTTCCTTTGCTCCTCCAAGGGGCTTGACAGAAGATGGTAGTCAAGCTCAGTGGTTTATAGATGGTCAAGCAGCTTTTGAAGCAATTGCTTCTGCGATCCAGGATGCGAAATCAGAG ATCTTCATTACTGGCTGGTGGCTTTGCCCTGAGCTGTATATGAGACGCCCTTTTCACAAGCATTCTTCCTCCCGACTAGATGCACTGATAGAAGCAAAAGCCAAACAAGGTGTTCAG ATATACATACTTCTGTATAAGGAGGTTTCTAttgctttaaaaattaacagtaTGTACAGTAAGAAAAAGCTTCGTGAAATTCATGACAATGTCAAAGTACTACGGTATCCTGACCATTTATCAACCGGTGTTTATTTATG GTCACACCATGAAAAACTTGTCATCATTGATTACCGCATTTGCTTCATTGGTGGACTAGACTTATGTTTCGGTCGTTTTGATACACCAGAACACAGAGTGGGGGACTGCCCTCCTTTCATGTGGCCAGGAAAGGATTATTACAATCCAAG AGAGTTTGAACCAAATTCTTGGGAGGATACAATGAAAGATGAACTTGATCGCACAATATATCCTCGTATGCCATGGCATGATGTTCATTGTGCTCTTTGGGGGCCACCTTGTCGAGATATTGCGAGGCATTTTGTTCAACGATGGAACCATGCTAAG AGAAACAAAGCTCCACATGAACCAGCAATTCCACTTCTCATTCCTCACCACCATATGGTTCTCCCTCACTACTTGGGAAGTCGTGAGATAGACATTGAAAGCAAGAGCTTAGATAAAAATCACAAAGATTTAACCAGACAAGATTCATTTTCCTGGCAATCACCATTGGAAGATATCCCTTTGCTTTTGCCTCAGGAAGgtgataaaatagttatttcctCCACCATGGACCATAAGCTAAATGGCCTACATTCCAATCAGAATGATAAGTCATTTGAGATCATTAAGCGTTGTATGTTGCCTTCCCAGAAGTACAAAGTTGAAGCTTTCTCTCCAGATATGCAGATTGTAGGTATTCCAGATGATCTTGTTGTACTAGAGCTTTGTTCTAAAGTATCAGATGAGTGGGGGGAAATTCCTGAGGAAGGTAATCAGGATATTTTTGTTGGTGAAAATGAACCAATTGGTCCACGGATTGCATGTCGTTGTCAG ATTATCAGAAGTGTCAGCCAGTGGTCTGCAGGAACAAGTCAAACTGAAGAAAGCATTCATAATGCTTATTGTTCTCTTATTGAGAATGCAcaacatttcatttatattgag AACCAATTTTTCATTTCAGGTCTTTCAGGAGACGAAGTTATACAAAACCGTGTTCTAGAAGCATTATACACGCGTATTTTAAAAGCATATCAGGAACAAAAATGTTTCAGAGTCATTGTTGTCATACCGCTTGTTCCAGGTTTCCAG GGAGGTATTGATGATGGTGGTGCAGCAACTGTTAGAGCCCTTATGCATTGGCAATACCGAACCATTTCCAGGGAGAAGACTTCAATATTGCATAACCTCAACATGCTGCTTGGACCCAAGACACATGACTACATTACCTTTTATGGTTTGAGATCATATGGCAAACTTTGTGATGATGGGCCAGTGGCCACGAGTCAG GTGTATGTGCATAGCAAACTGATGATAATAGATGACCGTGTTGCCTTGATTGGATCATCCAATGTTAATGATAGGAGTTTGCTTGGATCAAGAGACTCTGAG attGCAGTACTCATTGAAGATAAAGAATTTCTTGAATCATCTATGAACGGAGAGCCATGGAAGGCAGGAAAATTTTCGTATACTCTCCGGTGCTCCCTGTGGTGCGAACACCTTGGTCTTCCTGCAGGAGAG ACCAGCCAAATAAGTGATCCTGTAGCAAACCGAGCATACAGAGACTTATGGGTAGCAACCGCAAAG GAAAACACCAGGATTTACCAAGATGTCTTTGATTGCATCCCCAATGAACTTATACATTCAAG GGCTGCTCTCAGACAAAGCATGAGCCAGAGAAAGGAGAAACTGGGCCACACCACAATAGATTTAGGAATAGCACCTGAAAAGCTAGAGATATACCAGAATGGGGAAATCAACTTGGTGGATCCAATGGAAAGACTGAAGTCTGTGAGGGGACATCTCGTTTCTTTTCCCTTAGAGTTCATGTGTCAAGAAGATTTACGACCATTTTTCATTGAGAGTGAGTTCTATGCATCTCCTCAAGTATTTCACTGA
- the LOC123209016 gene encoding phospholipase D zeta 2-like isoform X1, giving the protein MSTEKLIKDSLRSEDDKMQPRAVSRNSSSIHGTENEWIFSELPKMTIVSVSRPDTSDFSPMLFSYTIELQYKQFKWHLTKKASQVLYLHFAVKKRAIIDELHEKQEQVKEWLQSLGIVDHVAVVQDADEPDDGAVPVHQSESVKNRYVPSSAALSILRPSLGRQPTISEKAKVAMQGYLNHFLGNMDIVNSREVCKFLEVSRLSFAQEYGPKLKEGYVMVKHLSKISRDDTGPKCLPGCCFGCNNTWHKVWAVLKPGFLAFLEEPLSTKLLDIIVFDVLPTTIGSGESGVYLAKQIKESNPLCYAFKVFCGNRTIDLRTSSNGKVKDWITAINDVGLRPHEGWCRPHRFGSFAPPRGLTEDGSQAQWFIDGQAAFEAIASAIQDAKSEIFITGWWLCPELYMRRPFHKHSSSRLDALIEAKAKQGVQIYILLYKEVSIALKINSMYSKKKLREIHDNVKVLRYPDHLSTGVYLWSHHEKLVIIDYRICFIGGLDLCFGRFDTPEHRVGDCPPFMWPGKDYYNPREFEPNSWEDTMKDELDRTIYPRMPWHDVHCALWGPPCRDIARHFVQRWNHAKRNKAPHEPAIPLLIPHHHMVLPHYLGSREIDIESKSLDKNHKDLTRQDSFSWQSPLEDIPLLLPQEGDKIVISSTMDHKLNGLHSNQNDKSFEIIKRCMLPSQKYKVEAFSPDMQIVGIPDDLVVLELCSKVSDEWGEIPEEGNQDIFVGENEPIGPRIACRCQIIRSVSQWSAGTSQTEESIHNAYCSLIENAQHFIYIENQFFISGLSGDEVIQNRVLEALYTRILKAYQEQKCFRVIVVIPLVPGFQGGIDDGGAATVRALMHWQYRTISREKTSILHNLNMLLGPKTHDYITFYGLRSYGKLCDDGPVATSQVYVHSKLMIIDDRVALIGSSNVNDRSLLGSRDSEIAVLIEDKEFLESSMNGEPWKAGKFSYTLRCSLWCEHLGLPAGEVRHDQTSHSNNHTSQISDPVANRAYRDLWVATAKENTRIYQDVFDCIPNELIHSRAALRQSMSQRKEKLGHTTIDLGIAPEKLEIYQNGEINLVDPMERLKSVRGHLVSFPLEFMCQEDLRPFFIESEFYASPQVFH; this is encoded by the exons ATGTCAACGGAGAAGCTCATTAAGGACAGCTTGCGGTCTGAGGATGATAAAATGCAACCAAGGGCTGTGTCACGCAACAGTTCATCAATACATGGCACAGAAAATGAATGGATTTTCTCAGAGTTGCCGAAGATGACGATAGTTTCGGTTTCGAGACCTGACACAAGTGATTTTAGTCCCATGCTTTTTTCGTACACCATTGAGTTACAGTACAAACAG TTCAAGTGGCATTTGACGAAAAAAGCTTCACAAGTTCTCTATCTGCATTTTGCTGTGAAGAAACGTGCAATTATTGATGAACTTCATGAGAAACAAGAGCAG GTTAAAGAATGGCTTCAAAGCTTAGGAATAGTTGACCATGTAGCAGTTGTTCAAGATGCTGATGAACCTGATGATGGAGCTGTGCCTGTACATCAAAGTGAAAGTGTTAAAAATAG ATATGTGCCTTCTAGTGCTGCTTTGTCAATTCTTCGCCCATCATTGGGACGACAACCTACAATTTCAGAGAAAGCAAAGGTGGCAATGCAAGGTTATCTAAATCACTTCCTAGGAAACATGGATATTGTAAATTCAAGAGAG GTATGCAAATTCTTGGAGGTTTCGAGGTTGTCTTTTGCACAAGAATATGGTCCAAAGTTGAAAGAGGGCTATGTTATGGTAAAGCATTTATCAAAAATCTCCAGGGATGATACTGGTCCAAAATGCCTTCCAGGCTGTTGCTTTGGTTGTAACAACACTTGGCATAAG GTTTGGGCTGTTCTGAAACCTGGTTTCTTGGCCTTTTTGGAAGAGCCTTTAAGCACCAAACTCTTAGACATTATTGTTTTTGATGTTCTACCAACTACTATAGGCAGTGGAGAGTCAGGGGTATATCTAGCAAAGCAAATAAAAGAATCTAATCCTCTGTGCTATGCATTTAAG GTTTTTTGTGGAAATCGGACGATAGACTTGAGGACTTCGAGTAATGGTAAGGTTAAAGATTGGATTACTGCAATCAATGATGTTGGCTTAAGACCTCATGAGGGTTGGTGTCGCCCTCACCGCTTTGGTTCCTTTGCTCCTCCAAGGGGCTTGACAGAAGATGGTAGTCAAGCTCAGTGGTTTATAGATGGTCAAGCAGCTTTTGAAGCAATTGCTTCTGCGATCCAGGATGCGAAATCAGAG ATCTTCATTACTGGCTGGTGGCTTTGCCCTGAGCTGTATATGAGACGCCCTTTTCACAAGCATTCTTCCTCCCGACTAGATGCACTGATAGAAGCAAAAGCCAAACAAGGTGTTCAG ATATACATACTTCTGTATAAGGAGGTTTCTAttgctttaaaaattaacagtaTGTACAGTAAGAAAAAGCTTCGTGAAATTCATGACAATGTCAAAGTACTACGGTATCCTGACCATTTATCAACCGGTGTTTATTTATG GTCACACCATGAAAAACTTGTCATCATTGATTACCGCATTTGCTTCATTGGTGGACTAGACTTATGTTTCGGTCGTTTTGATACACCAGAACACAGAGTGGGGGACTGCCCTCCTTTCATGTGGCCAGGAAAGGATTATTACAATCCAAG AGAGTTTGAACCAAATTCTTGGGAGGATACAATGAAAGATGAACTTGATCGCACAATATATCCTCGTATGCCATGGCATGATGTTCATTGTGCTCTTTGGGGGCCACCTTGTCGAGATATTGCGAGGCATTTTGTTCAACGATGGAACCATGCTAAG AGAAACAAAGCTCCACATGAACCAGCAATTCCACTTCTCATTCCTCACCACCATATGGTTCTCCCTCACTACTTGGGAAGTCGTGAGATAGACATTGAAAGCAAGAGCTTAGATAAAAATCACAAAGATTTAACCAGACAAGATTCATTTTCCTGGCAATCACCATTGGAAGATATCCCTTTGCTTTTGCCTCAGGAAGgtgataaaatagttatttcctCCACCATGGACCATAAGCTAAATGGCCTACATTCCAATCAGAATGATAAGTCATTTGAGATCATTAAGCGTTGTATGTTGCCTTCCCAGAAGTACAAAGTTGAAGCTTTCTCTCCAGATATGCAGATTGTAGGTATTCCAGATGATCTTGTTGTACTAGAGCTTTGTTCTAAAGTATCAGATGAGTGGGGGGAAATTCCTGAGGAAGGTAATCAGGATATTTTTGTTGGTGAAAATGAACCAATTGGTCCACGGATTGCATGTCGTTGTCAG ATTATCAGAAGTGTCAGCCAGTGGTCTGCAGGAACAAGTCAAACTGAAGAAAGCATTCATAATGCTTATTGTTCTCTTATTGAGAATGCAcaacatttcatttatattgag AACCAATTTTTCATTTCAGGTCTTTCAGGAGACGAAGTTATACAAAACCGTGTTCTAGAAGCATTATACACGCGTATTTTAAAAGCATATCAGGAACAAAAATGTTTCAGAGTCATTGTTGTCATACCGCTTGTTCCAGGTTTCCAG GGAGGTATTGATGATGGTGGTGCAGCAACTGTTAGAGCCCTTATGCATTGGCAATACCGAACCATTTCCAGGGAGAAGACTTCAATATTGCATAACCTCAACATGCTGCTTGGACCCAAGACACATGACTACATTACCTTTTATGGTTTGAGATCATATGGCAAACTTTGTGATGATGGGCCAGTGGCCACGAGTCAG GTGTATGTGCATAGCAAACTGATGATAATAGATGACCGTGTTGCCTTGATTGGATCATCCAATGTTAATGATAGGAGTTTGCTTGGATCAAGAGACTCTGAG attGCAGTACTCATTGAAGATAAAGAATTTCTTGAATCATCTATGAACGGAGAGCCATGGAAGGCAGGAAAATTTTCGTATACTCTCCGGTGCTCCCTGTGGTGCGAACACCTTGGTCTTCCTGCAGGAGAGGTTAGGCATGATCAGACTTCACACTCCAACAATCAT ACCAGCCAAATAAGTGATCCTGTAGCAAACCGAGCATACAGAGACTTATGGGTAGCAACCGCAAAG GAAAACACCAGGATTTACCAAGATGTCTTTGATTGCATCCCCAATGAACTTATACATTCAAG GGCTGCTCTCAGACAAAGCATGAGCCAGAGAAAGGAGAAACTGGGCCACACCACAATAGATTTAGGAATAGCACCTGAAAAGCTAGAGATATACCAGAATGGGGAAATCAACTTGGTGGATCCAATGGAAAGACTGAAGTCTGTGAGGGGACATCTCGTTTCTTTTCCCTTAGAGTTCATGTGTCAAGAAGATTTACGACCATTTTTCATTGAGAGTGAGTTCTATGCATCTCCTCAAGTATTTCACTGA
- the LOC123203892 gene encoding uncharacterized protein LOC123203892 isoform X2, producing MALTQQHLKPISSSSLPPPPFSVKTHSDSLFFFRPRTVQSLRNSAPTFTRRLFLPSVSSIWDALTGGTNNAREAVTAIRRGMSLFRQGDVLGSVVEFDKAIELDPRQKAYLWQRGLSLYYLDRFEEGAEQFRLDVAQNPNDTEESIWCFLCEAQLYGVDGARKQFLEVSRDPRPVMREAYDMFKDGGDPEKLVAAFSNGRENEFFYASLYAGLYYESQKEADEAKVHLLAACQSPYGQMSDDYMASLAKVHCLCRTWSSA from the exons ATGGCCTTAACCCAGCAGCATTTGAAacccatttcttcttcttc ACTTCCACCACCTCCATTCTCGGTCAAAACTCACTCTGACAGCCTCTTCTTTTTTCGCCCAAGAACAGTCCAGAGTCTTCGCAACTCAGCGCCAACTTTCACCAGAAGATTGTTCCTTCCTTCGGTTTCTTCGATCTGGGATGCTTTGACTGGTGGCACCAACAATGCGCGTGAAGCTGTCACGGCCATTCGCCGTGGAATGTCACTCTTTCGACAG GGTGATGTTTTGGGATCTGTTGTGGAATTTGATAAGGCAATTGAGTTGGATCCTCGACAAAAGGCAT ATCTTTGGCAAAGGGGATTGTCGCTTTACTATCTTGATAG GTTTGAAGAAGGAGCAGAGCAATTTCGATTAGATGTTGCTCAGAATCCAAATGATACGGAGGAGTCAATATGGTGCTTTCTCTGTGAAGCTCAACTCTATGGAGTTGATGGAGCTAGGAAGCAATTCCTTGAG GTCAGTAGAGATCCTCGACCTGTCATGAGGGAAGCTTATGATATGTTCAAAGATGGTGGTGATCCAGAAAAG CTCGTTGCTGCATTTTCAAATGGCCGGGAGAATGAGTTTTTTTATGCCTCTTTATATGCTGGGCTTTATTATGAGTCTCAG AAGGAAGCAGATGAAGCCAAGGTTCATTTACTTGCTGCATGTCAGTCTCCTTATGGCCAAAT GTCTGATGATTATATGGCTTCTCTAGCCAAGGTTCACTGTCTCTGTCGAACCTGGAGCTCCGCTTGA
- the LOC123203892 gene encoding uncharacterized protein LOC123203892 isoform X1 has protein sequence MALTQQHLKPISSSSSSFFHLLNPSTLPPPPFSVKTHSDSLFFFRPRTVQSLRNSAPTFTRRLFLPSVSSIWDALTGGTNNAREAVTAIRRGMSLFRQGDVLGSVVEFDKAIELDPRQKAYLWQRGLSLYYLDRFEEGAEQFRLDVAQNPNDTEESIWCFLCEAQLYGVDGARKQFLEVSRDPRPVMREAYDMFKDGGDPEKLVAAFSNGRENEFFYASLYAGLYYESQKEADEAKVHLLAACQSPYGQMSDDYMASLAKVHCLCRTWSSA, from the exons ATGGCCTTAACCCAGCAGCATTTGAAacccatttcttcttcttcttcctcctttttTCACTTATTAAATCCTTCTACACTTCCACCACCTCCATTCTCGGTCAAAACTCACTCTGACAGCCTCTTCTTTTTTCGCCCAAGAACAGTCCAGAGTCTTCGCAACTCAGCGCCAACTTTCACCAGAAGATTGTTCCTTCCTTCGGTTTCTTCGATCTGGGATGCTTTGACTGGTGGCACCAACAATGCGCGTGAAGCTGTCACGGCCATTCGCCGTGGAATGTCACTCTTTCGACAG GGTGATGTTTTGGGATCTGTTGTGGAATTTGATAAGGCAATTGAGTTGGATCCTCGACAAAAGGCAT ATCTTTGGCAAAGGGGATTGTCGCTTTACTATCTTGATAG GTTTGAAGAAGGAGCAGAGCAATTTCGATTAGATGTTGCTCAGAATCCAAATGATACGGAGGAGTCAATATGGTGCTTTCTCTGTGAAGCTCAACTCTATGGAGTTGATGGAGCTAGGAAGCAATTCCTTGAG GTCAGTAGAGATCCTCGACCTGTCATGAGGGAAGCTTATGATATGTTCAAAGATGGTGGTGATCCAGAAAAG CTCGTTGCTGCATTTTCAAATGGCCGGGAGAATGAGTTTTTTTATGCCTCTTTATATGCTGGGCTTTATTATGAGTCTCAG AAGGAAGCAGATGAAGCCAAGGTTCATTTACTTGCTGCATGTCAGTCTCCTTATGGCCAAAT GTCTGATGATTATATGGCTTCTCTAGCCAAGGTTCACTGTCTCTGTCGAACCTGGAGCTCCGCTTGA
- the LOC123203892 gene encoding uncharacterized protein LOC123203892 isoform X3 has product MALTQQHLKPISSSSSSFFHLLNPSTLPPPPFSVKTHSDSLFFFRPRTVQSLRNSAPTFTRRLFLPSVSSIWDALTGGTNNAREAVTAIRRGMSLFRQGDVLGSVVEFDKAIELDPRQKAYLWQRGLSLYYLDRFEEGAEQFRLDVAQNPNDTEESIWCFLCEAQLYGVDGARKQFLEVSRDPRPVMREAYDMFKDGGDPEKLVAAFSNGRENEFFYASLYAGLYYESQKEADEAKVHLLAACLMIIWLL; this is encoded by the exons ATGGCCTTAACCCAGCAGCATTTGAAacccatttcttcttcttcttcctcctttttTCACTTATTAAATCCTTCTACACTTCCACCACCTCCATTCTCGGTCAAAACTCACTCTGACAGCCTCTTCTTTTTTCGCCCAAGAACAGTCCAGAGTCTTCGCAACTCAGCGCCAACTTTCACCAGAAGATTGTTCCTTCCTTCGGTTTCTTCGATCTGGGATGCTTTGACTGGTGGCACCAACAATGCGCGTGAAGCTGTCACGGCCATTCGCCGTGGAATGTCACTCTTTCGACAG GGTGATGTTTTGGGATCTGTTGTGGAATTTGATAAGGCAATTGAGTTGGATCCTCGACAAAAGGCAT ATCTTTGGCAAAGGGGATTGTCGCTTTACTATCTTGATAG GTTTGAAGAAGGAGCAGAGCAATTTCGATTAGATGTTGCTCAGAATCCAAATGATACGGAGGAGTCAATATGGTGCTTTCTCTGTGAAGCTCAACTCTATGGAGTTGATGGAGCTAGGAAGCAATTCCTTGAG GTCAGTAGAGATCCTCGACCTGTCATGAGGGAAGCTTATGATATGTTCAAAGATGGTGGTGATCCAGAAAAG CTCGTTGCTGCATTTTCAAATGGCCGGGAGAATGAGTTTTTTTATGCCTCTTTATATGCTGGGCTTTATTATGAGTCTCAG AAGGAAGCAGATGAAGCCAAGGTTCATTTACTTGCTGCAT GTCTGATGATTATATGGCTTCTCTAG
- the LOC123208746 gene encoding F-box protein PP2-B15-like — protein MGGFYVLSTRSPSITWSNNPMYWFLLPSPLFSFAEVAMLRTTDRLEIEGKMKTEMLLPSTMYGAYPTIKITNLGYGFDSVASEVSVKVGAQVSRSGRAYLVHDHAQDDNDRSFPCELEIGWMEIELGEFYSRDDGVHDEVKEANLNYC, from the exons atGGGTGGATTTTATGTTCTATCTACAAGATCACCTTCAATTACCTGGAGCAACAATCCCATGTATTGGTTTTTGTTACCATCTCCTCTATTCAG TTTTGCAGAAGTTGCAATGCTAAGGACAACAGACCGGCTAGAGATTGAAGGCAAGATGAAGACTGAAATGTTGTTACCAAGCACAATGTATGGAGCTTATCCTACAATCAAAATCACCAATCTGGGATATGGGTTTGACTCAGTGGCCTCAGAGGTATCAGTTAAAGTGGGGGCTCAAGTGTCAAGAAGTGGCAGGGCTTATCTGGTGCATGATCATGCCCAAGATGATAATGATCGAAGCTTCCCATGTGAATTGGAAATTGGGTGGATGGAGATTGAGCTTGGAGAGTTCTACAGTAGGGATGATGGAGTTCATGACGAAGTTAAAGAggctaatttaaattattgttaa